From the Nocardiopsis changdeensis genome, one window contains:
- a CDS encoding trimeric intracellular cation channel family protein, with product MSTQTILLILDLVGIFAFAVDGALTAIRTARVDIVGVLVLGLVTAIGGGIIRDVLLGVTPATFQDWRYVTVALAGGMVAFFLSSRLTRLTKPILLFDAAGLSLFVVIGAAKAIELGFGPLQAVLLGAITGVGGGTIRDVLLNRVPTVLSANSHLYAIPALLGAGTVSVAHVLGFDAGWVAVVGALLCFTIRVLALRYRWNAPRPPGVPPL from the coding sequence ATGTCCACGCAGACCATCCTCCTGATCCTCGACCTCGTCGGGATCTTCGCCTTCGCCGTCGACGGGGCCCTCACCGCCATCCGCACCGCCCGGGTGGACATCGTGGGCGTCCTGGTCCTGGGGCTGGTGACCGCCATCGGCGGCGGCATCATCCGGGACGTGCTGCTGGGGGTGACCCCCGCGACGTTCCAGGACTGGCGGTACGTGACCGTGGCCCTGGCGGGCGGGATGGTGGCGTTCTTCCTGAGCTCCCGGCTCACCCGGCTGACCAAGCCGATCCTGCTGTTCGACGCCGCGGGCCTGAGCCTGTTCGTGGTCATCGGGGCGGCCAAGGCGATCGAGCTGGGCTTCGGGCCGTTGCAGGCGGTCCTGCTGGGGGCGATCACCGGGGTGGGCGGCGGCACCATCCGCGACGTGCTGCTCAACCGGGTGCCGACGGTGCTCAGCGCCAACTCGCACCTGTACGCGATCCCGGCGCTGCTGGGCGCGGGGACGGTGTCGGTGGCGCACGTGCTCGGGTTCGACGCCGGGTGGGTGGCGGTGGTCGGCGCGCTGCTGTGCTTCACGATCCGGGTGCTGGCCCTGCGCTACCGGTGGAACGCGCCGCGCCCGCCGGGCGTCCCGCCGCTGTAG
- a CDS encoding LysR family transcriptional regulator — MLDANRLRVLVEIAHAGSISAAAERLSFTPPALSQQLTKLEREVGAVLVERGRTGATLTGAGRILLEHGERVLGELRDAEAAVRAHAGTPPDHLSLGAFASAGQILLPQTLAAFGRAHPNVRLSLADIEPPGGHDLVTSGELDVLVTHRYPAVPLPRASGLHRERILVDPLMVVAPAGHPIADRPMSLADLAGEEWICGAPGIANRTTLDAAAAAAGVKPTVTYETRDYEVALALIEVGVGVALIPSTILGAARRGGWVSRPLLGARLAREVYVVHRRRPPEPLPELVATLRGVAARALEEAPAP; from the coding sequence GTGCTGGACGCCAACCGCCTGCGCGTACTCGTGGAGATCGCGCACGCCGGCTCCATCTCCGCCGCCGCCGAACGCCTCTCCTTCACCCCGCCCGCCCTGTCCCAGCAGCTCACCAAACTGGAGCGCGAGGTCGGCGCGGTGCTGGTGGAGCGCGGCCGCACCGGGGCCACCCTCACCGGCGCCGGGAGGATCCTGCTCGAACACGGCGAACGCGTCCTGGGCGAGCTCCGCGACGCCGAGGCGGCCGTCCGCGCCCACGCCGGGACCCCGCCCGACCACCTGTCCCTGGGGGCGTTCGCCAGCGCGGGCCAGATCCTGCTGCCCCAGACCCTGGCCGCGTTCGGCCGCGCCCACCCGAACGTGCGCCTGTCCCTGGCCGACATCGAGCCCCCCGGCGGCCACGACCTGGTCACCTCCGGCGAACTCGACGTGCTCGTCACCCACCGCTACCCGGCGGTCCCGCTGCCGCGCGCCTCGGGCCTGCACCGCGAGCGCATCCTCGTGGACCCGCTCATGGTGGTGGCCCCGGCCGGGCACCCCATCGCCGACCGGCCCATGTCCCTGGCCGACCTTGCGGGGGAGGAGTGGATCTGCGGCGCCCCGGGCATCGCCAACCGCACCACCCTGGACGCGGCCGCCGCGGCCGCCGGGGTGAAGCCGACCGTCACCTACGAGACCCGCGACTACGAGGTGGCCCTGGCCCTGATCGAGGTGGGCGTGGGGGTGGCGCTGATCCCCTCCACCATCCTGGGCGCCGCCCGCCGCGGCGGCTGGGTGAGCCGGCCGCTGCTCGGCGCCCGGCTGGCCCGCGAGGTGTACGTGGTGCACCGGCGCAGGCCCCCCGAACCGCTGCCGGAGCTGGTCGCCACCCTGCGCGGGGTCGCCGCCCGCGCCCTGGAGGAGGCGCCCGCCCCGTGA
- a CDS encoding dihydrolipoyl dehydrogenase family protein, with translation MEHLDAIVIGMGPGGEVVADRLLKAGKRVAVAERELIGGECGYYACIPSKTLIRPPEARADAEEAAGLDRPGLDWPALRAYRDQMIRHLDDSRQVRGYRDQGALVLKGAARVVGRDPWRVAVDGREYTADHVVVATGSEAVRPPVEGLDGLGPDRVWTNREATTLTRIPGRALVVGGGAVAVELGQFLARMGAAVTLVQRGDRLLDREDPRLCELVSEQFERDGITVHLGTEVASAAADGDGVAAVLGSGERVGADVLVLGTGRRPRGDGLGLADLGVETDRGALPVDDRCRVAPGLWAVGDVTARAMFTHVAKYQGRLVAANILGGDRRADYTGVPRVVFAHPEIAGVGLTSEQARDRGIDVATAEIDLPETLARPWTHATDPRGTLGVIADRSEGVLVGAWAFGPMVSEWINTAALAIRARIPVGYLIDSTPQFPTFNEGYVAALEELDL, from the coding sequence ATGGAGCACCTGGACGCCATCGTCATCGGCATGGGACCGGGCGGCGAGGTCGTCGCCGACCGGCTCCTGAAGGCCGGCAAACGGGTGGCCGTCGCGGAGCGCGAGCTCATCGGCGGCGAGTGCGGGTACTACGCCTGCATCCCCAGCAAGACGCTCATCCGCCCGCCCGAGGCCCGGGCCGACGCGGAGGAGGCCGCCGGGCTGGACCGGCCCGGCCTGGACTGGCCCGCGCTGCGCGCCTACCGCGACCAGATGATCCGCCACCTGGACGACTCCCGGCAGGTCCGGGGGTACCGGGACCAGGGGGCGCTGGTCCTCAAGGGCGCCGCCCGCGTCGTGGGCCGCGACCCCTGGCGGGTCGCGGTCGACGGGCGGGAGTACACCGCCGACCACGTGGTGGTCGCCACCGGCTCCGAGGCGGTGCGCCCGCCCGTCGAGGGCCTGGACGGCCTGGGCCCGGACCGGGTGTGGACCAACCGCGAGGCCACCACCCTGACCCGGATCCCCGGCCGGGCGCTGGTGGTGGGCGGCGGAGCGGTCGCCGTCGAACTCGGCCAGTTCCTCGCCCGCATGGGGGCGGCGGTGACCCTCGTGCAGCGCGGCGACCGGCTGCTGGACCGCGAGGACCCGCGCCTGTGCGAACTGGTCTCCGAGCAGTTCGAGCGCGACGGCATCACCGTCCACCTGGGCACCGAGGTGGCCTCGGCGGCCGCCGACGGCGACGGCGTCGCGGCGGTGCTGGGCTCGGGGGAGCGCGTCGGCGCCGACGTCCTCGTGCTGGGCACGGGGCGCAGGCCGCGCGGCGACGGGCTCGGCCTGGCCGACCTCGGCGTGGAGACGGACCGGGGCGCCCTGCCCGTGGACGACCGCTGCCGGGTCGCCCCGGGGCTGTGGGCGGTCGGCGACGTCACCGCCCGCGCCATGTTCACCCACGTCGCCAAGTACCAGGGGCGGCTGGTGGCCGCCAACATCCTGGGCGGGGACCGCCGCGCCGACTACACGGGGGTGCCCCGGGTGGTGTTCGCCCACCCCGAGATCGCCGGGGTCGGGCTCACCTCCGAGCAGGCCCGGGACCGGGGGATCGACGTGGCCACCGCCGAGATCGACCTGCCCGAGACCCTGGCCCGGCCCTGGACCCACGCCACCGACCCGCGCGGCACCCTCGGGGTGATCGCCGACCGGTCCGAGGGCGTGCTGGTGGGGGCGTGGGCGTTCGGGCCGATGGTCTCCGAATGGATCAACACCGCGGCGCTGGCGATCCGCGCGCGGATCCCGGTGGGCTACCTCATCGACTCCACGCCGCAGTTCCCCACCTTCAACGAGGGCTACGTGGCGGCGCTGGAAGAGCTGGACCTGTAG
- a CDS encoding pyridoxamine 5'-phosphate oxidase family protein has product MNDDSTATRRRGRVHTFADLREDFDAIVGSINYATMVTVDAKGRPRTRVLIPVWETEGDEPRGWLATYRTPVKAAHLANNPHVTFSYWNPTQNTASVDATAAWTEDPADRRRVWDLYRYGSPPGAGYDPSGFWKGPDDPELSVLRVDPWRVQVLRGRDLVTGVPARIWTREPRW; this is encoded by the coding sequence ATGAACGATGACAGCACCGCCACCCGACGCCGCGGCCGCGTCCACACCTTCGCCGACCTCCGCGAGGACTTCGACGCCATCGTCGGCTCCATCAACTACGCCACCATGGTCACCGTCGACGCCAAGGGCAGGCCCCGCACCCGCGTCCTCATCCCCGTCTGGGAGACCGAGGGCGACGAGCCCCGGGGCTGGCTGGCCACCTACCGCACCCCGGTCAAGGCCGCCCACCTGGCGAACAACCCGCACGTCACCTTCTCCTACTGGAACCCCACCCAGAACACGGCCTCCGTCGACGCCACCGCCGCCTGGACCGAGGACCCCGCCGACCGCCGCCGGGTCTGGGACCTGTACCGCTACGGCAGCCCGCCCGGGGCCGGCTACGACCCGTCCGGGTTCTGGAAGGGCCCCGACGACCCGGAGCTCTCCGTGCTTCGGGTGGACCCCTGGCGCGTGCAGGTGCTGCGCGGCCGCGACCTGGTCACCGGTGTCCCCGCCCGCATCTGGACCCGCGAACCCCGGTGGTGA
- a CDS encoding MFS transporter: MPLDASPRATARTWTGLAVLMAPTVLLFLAMTVLFLATPYIAADLGPTGGQLLWINDVYGFVMAGFLVTMGTLGDRVGRRRLLLAGAAVFALASVGAAYAPSPEILIAARALMGLGAAAIMPATLSLITVMFTDPRQRGTAIGLWAASVSAGVALGPLVGGLLLESLWWGAAMLIGVPVMALVLVAVPFLVPEYRAPVAGRLEPLSVLLSLAALLPFVYGVKKLAEEGWEALPLTALAAGAVFGVLFVRRQLRAADPLLDVRLFANRVFSGSLVVFLLAAVGIGGVYLLFTQYLQLVAEQSPLRAGLWILPAAVLLVIVSTVTPAIARRVRPAYVIAAGMALSAAGYLMLTGVDAAGGLPLLVAAFYVLYPGVAPAMALVPGLVVGAAPPEKAGAASAVNTTASDLGTSLGVALLGSVGTLVYRARMEGAGEEAGRTLPGALETAAGLPQEAGAALAESARAAFTDGLNTAAWAAAALAVLGAVLALALLRRVPATGAAEAAGTAAAESAEKEAAGR, encoded by the coding sequence ATGCCACTCGATGCCTCTCCCCGGGCGACCGCCCGGACCTGGACGGGCCTGGCGGTCCTGATGGCGCCCACGGTGCTGCTGTTCCTGGCGATGACCGTCCTGTTCCTGGCCACCCCCTACATCGCCGCCGACCTGGGGCCCACCGGCGGCCAGCTGCTGTGGATCAACGACGTCTACGGCTTCGTCATGGCCGGGTTCCTGGTCACCATGGGCACGCTCGGCGACCGGGTGGGGCGGCGCCGCCTGCTGCTGGCCGGCGCGGCGGTGTTCGCGCTCGCCTCGGTGGGGGCGGCCTACGCCCCGAGCCCCGAGATCCTCATCGCCGCACGCGCCCTGATGGGCCTGGGCGCGGCCGCGATCATGCCCGCCACGCTGTCGCTGATCACCGTGATGTTCACCGACCCGCGCCAGCGCGGCACGGCGATCGGCCTGTGGGCGGCGTCGGTGTCGGCCGGTGTGGCGCTGGGCCCCCTGGTGGGCGGCCTGCTGCTGGAATCCCTGTGGTGGGGCGCGGCGATGCTCATCGGCGTCCCGGTGATGGCCCTGGTGCTGGTCGCGGTGCCGTTCCTGGTGCCGGAGTACCGCGCCCCGGTCGCCGGGCGGCTGGAGCCGCTGAGCGTGCTGCTGTCGCTGGCCGCGCTGCTGCCGTTCGTGTACGGCGTCAAGAAGCTCGCCGAGGAGGGCTGGGAAGCTCTTCCGTTGACGGCCCTGGCCGCCGGCGCGGTCTTCGGGGTCCTGTTCGTGCGGCGCCAGCTCAGGGCGGCCGACCCGCTGCTGGACGTGCGGCTGTTCGCGAACCGCGTGTTCAGCGGGTCGCTGGTGGTGTTCCTGCTGGCGGCCGTGGGCATCGGCGGCGTGTACCTGCTGTTCACCCAGTACCTGCAGCTGGTGGCGGAGCAGTCGCCGCTGCGGGCCGGGCTGTGGATCCTCCCGGCGGCGGTCCTGCTGGTGATCGTCTCGACGGTGACCCCGGCGATCGCCCGCCGGGTGCGGCCCGCCTACGTGATCGCCGCCGGCATGGCGCTGTCGGCGGCCGGGTACCTGATGCTGACCGGGGTGGACGCCGCGGGCGGGCTGCCGCTGCTGGTCGCCGCGTTCTACGTGCTCTACCCGGGTGTCGCCCCGGCGATGGCGCTGGTGCCGGGGCTGGTCGTCGGCGCGGCCCCGCCGGAGAAGGCCGGTGCGGCCTCGGCGGTCAACACGACCGCCAGCGACCTGGGCACCTCGCTGGGCGTGGCGCTGCTGGGCAGTGTGGGCACCCTGGTCTACCGGGCCCGCATGGAGGGCGCCGGGGAGGAGGCCGGCCGGACGCTGCCGGGGGCGCTGGAGACGGCGGCGGGCCTGCCGCAGGAGGCGGGCGCGGCGCTGGCGGAGTCGGCGCGGGCCGCGTTCACCGACGGGCTGAACACGGCGGCGTGGGCGGCCGCCGCCCTGGCGGTGCTGGGCGCGGTGCTGGCGCTGGCCCTGCTGCGCCGGGTCCCCGCCACCGGGGCGGCCGAGGCCGCCGGGACCGCTGCGGCGGAGTCGGCGGAGAAGGAGGCCGCCGGGCGCTGA
- a CDS encoding BTAD domain-containing putative transcriptional regulator, whose translation MRFGVLGPLAVWDERGEPVRVPELKVRLLLAALLIEPGRVVPADRLVDDLWGADLPADPTASLQTRASQLRRVLDAAEPGGRALLVSRRPGYLLEAAPGRLDARDFEDLLGRARDTADPAARVGLLGDALALWRGPALADLADHDFVRAAVLRWEERRLTALEDQARARLDLGEHAAVADGLGDLVEEHPLRERLRAAHMLALYRSGRQTLALESYRRLRDLLADEMGLDPGPELTALHQAVLAQDPGLDAPAAPAAAPGTHTVPGIPAPPAPGGDAPRLPPPPDPPVPLTPLVGREDDLARVLALLERARAVTLTGPGGVGKTRLALAAAAQAAPGGVHPVDLAGACPGEDADSAEAAVVEALSAALGVRDDSSGTSPFTAPPGTRTTRLADALRTRDALLLLDNAEHVAAALAPVLSALLAAAPGLRALVTSQVPLGIAAEHLHAVEPLPEADAVRLFADRAAASAPGFAVTDDNADAVTSIVRRLDGVPLALELAATRVRALGVHELADRVDDRFALLTDGYRDAPDRHRTLRAALDWSWELLTGPERAVLRRLAVHADGASLASAEEVVSGDGVPRAEVPDLLARLVDRSLVTASREARPRYRLLESVALYGTERLREAGEEERVRRRHLDHHLALAERADPLLRTGAQRRWLNALDAEGADLRRALETARTEGDADAALRLSVSLAWYRVMRGRLAEGVRALDTALHLPGAPDHPLHRTALLWRAALGHGLGRDAGPVPEPVGEPAAGEARARWFLAHVRTGFGGGDEAGLEDLHAFFVRTGDRWGEAAAAATLARRAFGRSDLDAVLRRGDRARALFTDLGDRWGQALASFLLASRAEPAGDLDAAERHHREALGTAEDLGLWTEVGERLTSLGRIALLRRDLTRSAELHERARRVAAEQGHVVGEESAVLGLGLVARRRGDLAAARTHLEAWLDWHLESGSDFGAALILAELGFAAELDGDAAGAEDLHLRGLAAARRTGDPRALALALEGLAGARSLAGRAGHAARLLGAADALRRSVGVPLPEAERDDVARIEDRIRRALGTEGLARETARGAVEGAEALLAGPSGPSGPVAPADREALSGP comes from the coding sequence ATGAGATTCGGGGTGCTGGGGCCGCTGGCCGTGTGGGACGAGCGCGGGGAGCCGGTCCGGGTGCCCGAGCTCAAGGTCCGCCTGCTGCTGGCGGCGCTGCTCATCGAGCCGGGCCGGGTGGTGCCCGCCGACCGGCTGGTCGACGACCTGTGGGGCGCCGACCTGCCCGCCGACCCCACCGCCTCGCTCCAGACCCGCGCCTCCCAGCTGCGCCGGGTCCTGGACGCCGCGGAGCCGGGCGGCCGCGCCCTGCTGGTCTCCCGCCGCCCCGGCTACCTGCTGGAGGCCGCCCCCGGCCGGCTGGACGCGCGCGACTTCGAGGACCTGCTGGGCCGGGCCCGCGACACCGCCGACCCGGCCGCGCGGGTGGGCCTGCTGGGCGACGCCCTGGCGCTGTGGCGGGGGCCGGCCCTGGCCGACCTGGCCGACCACGACTTCGTCCGCGCCGCCGTCCTGCGCTGGGAGGAGCGGCGGCTCACCGCGCTGGAGGACCAGGCCCGGGCCCGCCTGGACCTGGGGGAGCACGCCGCGGTCGCCGACGGGCTCGGCGACCTGGTGGAGGAGCACCCGTTGCGCGAGCGCCTGCGCGCCGCCCACATGCTCGCCCTGTACCGGTCCGGCCGCCAGACCCTGGCCCTGGAGTCCTACCGCAGGCTGCGCGACCTGCTGGCCGACGAGATGGGCCTGGACCCGGGGCCGGAGCTGACCGCCCTGCACCAGGCCGTGCTCGCCCAGGATCCCGGCCTGGACGCCCCCGCGGCGCCCGCCGCCGCCCCGGGGACGCACACCGTCCCCGGCATCCCGGCACCGCCCGCACCCGGCGGGGACGCCCCGCGGCTGCCGCCCCCGCCGGACCCGCCCGTGCCCCTCACCCCGCTGGTCGGCCGCGAGGACGACCTCGCCCGGGTGCTCGCCCTGCTGGAGCGGGCCCGCGCGGTCACCCTCACCGGCCCCGGCGGCGTCGGCAAGACCCGGCTGGCCCTGGCCGCCGCCGCACAGGCCGCCCCCGGCGGCGTCCACCCCGTCGACCTGGCCGGGGCCTGCCCGGGCGAGGACGCCGACAGCGCCGAGGCGGCCGTGGTGGAGGCGCTGTCCGCCGCCCTGGGGGTGCGCGACGACTCCTCCGGGACCAGCCCCTTCACCGCCCCGCCCGGCACCCGCACCACCCGGCTGGCCGACGCCCTGCGCACCCGCGACGCCCTGCTGCTGCTGGACAACGCCGAGCACGTGGCGGCCGCGCTCGCCCCGGTCCTGTCCGCCCTGCTGGCCGCCGCCCCCGGGCTGCGCGCCCTGGTCACCAGCCAGGTGCCGCTGGGCATCGCCGCCGAGCACCTGCACGCCGTGGAGCCCCTGCCCGAGGCCGACGCGGTGCGCCTGTTCGCCGACCGCGCCGCCGCCTCGGCCCCCGGGTTCGCGGTCACCGACGACAACGCCGACGCCGTCACCTCCATCGTCCGCCGCCTCGACGGCGTCCCCCTGGCCCTGGAGCTGGCCGCCACCCGGGTGCGGGCCCTGGGCGTCCACGAGCTCGCCGACCGCGTCGACGACAGGTTCGCCCTGCTCACCGACGGCTACCGGGACGCCCCCGACCGGCACCGCACCCTGCGCGCCGCCCTGGACTGGAGCTGGGAGCTGCTCACCGGCCCCGAGCGCGCCGTGCTGCGCCGCCTGGCCGTGCACGCCGACGGCGCCTCCCTGGCCTCGGCCGAGGAGGTCGTCTCCGGCGACGGTGTCCCCCGCGCGGAGGTGCCCGACCTGCTCGCCCGGCTGGTCGACCGCTCCCTGGTCACCGCCTCGCGCGAGGCCCGCCCCCGCTACCGGCTGCTGGAGTCCGTCGCGCTCTACGGGACGGAGCGGCTGCGCGAGGCCGGGGAGGAGGAGCGGGTCCGCCGCCGCCACCTGGACCACCACCTCGCCCTGGCCGAGAGGGCCGACCCCCTGCTGCGCACCGGCGCCCAGCGCAGGTGGCTGAACGCCCTGGACGCCGAGGGCGCGGACCTGCGCCGCGCCCTGGAGACCGCCCGCACCGAGGGGGACGCCGACGCGGCCCTGCGCCTGTCCGTCTCCCTGGCCTGGTACCGGGTGATGCGCGGCCGCCTGGCCGAGGGCGTGCGCGCCCTGGACACCGCCCTGCACCTGCCCGGCGCCCCGGACCACCCGCTGCACCGCACCGCCCTGCTGTGGCGCGCCGCCCTGGGCCACGGCCTGGGCCGCGACGCGGGCCCCGTCCCGGAGCCCGTAGGCGAGCCGGCCGCGGGCGAGGCGCGGGCCCGCTGGTTCCTCGCCCACGTGCGCACCGGGTTCGGCGGCGGGGACGAGGCCGGCCTGGAGGACCTGCACGCCTTCTTCGTCCGCACCGGGGACCGCTGGGGCGAGGCCGCGGCCGCGGCGACCCTGGCCCGGCGCGCCTTCGGCCGCAGCGACCTGGACGCCGTCCTGCGCCGCGGCGATCGCGCCCGGGCGCTGTTCACCGACCTCGGCGACCGGTGGGGCCAGGCCCTGGCCTCCTTCCTGCTCGCCTCCCGGGCCGAGCCCGCCGGCGACCTGGACGCCGCCGAACGCCACCACCGCGAGGCCCTGGGCACCGCCGAGGACCTGGGCCTGTGGACCGAGGTCGGCGAACGCCTCACCTCCCTGGGCCGCATCGCCCTGCTCCGCCGCGACCTGACCCGCAGCGCCGAACTCCACGAGCGGGCCCGCCGGGTGGCCGCCGAACAGGGGCACGTGGTGGGGGAGGAGTCCGCGGTGCTGGGCCTGGGCCTGGTGGCCCGCCGCCGCGGCGACCTGGCGGCCGCCCGCACCCACCTGGAGGCCTGGCTGGACTGGCACCTGGAGTCGGGCTCGGACTTCGGGGCCGCGCTCATCCTCGCCGAGCTGGGGTTCGCCGCCGAGCTGGACGGCGACGCCGCCGGGGCCGAGGACCTGCACCTGCGCGGGCTGGCGGCGGCCCGCCGCACCGGCGACCCCCGCGCCCTGGCCCTGGCCCTGGAGGGGCTGGCCGGGGCGCGCTCCCTGGCCGGGCGGGCCGGGCACGCCGCCCGGCTGCTCGGCGCCGCCGACGCCCTGCGCCGTTCGGTGGGGGTGCCGCTGCCCGAGGCCGAACGCGACGACGTGGCCCGGATCGAGGACCGGATCCGGCGGGCCCTCGGGACGGAGGGGCTGGCCCGGGAGACGGCGCGGGGCGCCGTGGAGGGGGCCGAGGCGCTGCTCGCCGGCCCCTCCGGCCCTTCCGGCCCCGTCGCCCCGGCGGACCGGGAGGCCCTGAGCGGACCCTGA
- a CDS encoding glycoside hydrolase family 19 protein produces MIRRLLSQFAALGAMAALLTVLPATAAQAAVCAAPWSASAVYTGGKTASYEGRNYTAKWWTQNERPGASDVWADQGPCTGGDGGEQPGPSDFIVTQAQFDQMFPNRNPFYTYSGLVAALSSYPAFTNTGSTEIRKREAAAFLANVSHETGGLVHIKETNEANYPHYCDRNQPFGCPAGQAAYYGRGPIQLSWNYNYKAAGDALGIDLLNNPYQVEQNASVAWRTGLWYWNTQTGAGSITPHRAIVDGHGFGETIRAINGGLECNGGNPGQVQSRIDKFTRFAQILGTTTGSNLGC; encoded by the coding sequence GTGATCCGACGTCTCCTGAGCCAGTTCGCCGCGCTCGGCGCGATGGCGGCCCTGCTCACCGTTCTCCCCGCGACCGCTGCGCAGGCCGCCGTCTGCGCGGCGCCCTGGAGCGCCTCCGCCGTCTACACCGGCGGCAAGACGGCCTCCTACGAGGGCCGCAACTACACCGCCAAGTGGTGGACGCAGAACGAGCGCCCCGGCGCCTCGGACGTGTGGGCCGACCAGGGCCCCTGTACCGGCGGCGACGGCGGCGAGCAGCCGGGTCCGAGCGACTTCATCGTCACCCAGGCCCAGTTCGACCAGATGTTCCCGAACCGGAACCCCTTCTACACCTACAGCGGCCTGGTCGCCGCGCTGAGCTCCTACCCGGCGTTCACCAACACCGGGAGCACCGAGATCCGCAAGCGCGAGGCGGCCGCCTTCCTGGCCAACGTCAGCCACGAGACCGGCGGCCTCGTCCACATCAAGGAGACCAACGAGGCCAACTACCCCCACTACTGCGACCGGAACCAGCCCTTCGGCTGCCCGGCGGGCCAGGCCGCCTACTACGGCCGCGGCCCGATCCAGCTCAGCTGGAACTACAACTACAAGGCCGCGGGCGACGCCCTGGGCATCGACCTGCTCAACAACCCCTACCAGGTCGAGCAGAACGCCTCGGTCGCCTGGCGGACCGGCCTGTGGTACTGGAACACCCAGACCGGCGCGGGCTCGATCACTCCGCACAGGGCCATCGTCGACGGCCACGGCTTCGGCGAGACGATCCGCGCGATCAACGGGGGCCTGGAGTGCAACGGGGGCAACCCGGGGCAGGTCCAGAGCCGGATCGACAAGTTCACCCGGTTCGCCCAGATCCTGGGCACCACCACCGGCTCGAACCTGGGCTGCTGA
- a CDS encoding threonine/serine dehydratase — translation MTTTAHAVPTATDVRAAAERIAPYARRTPVMHTEVDGRPVTLKLEHLQLTGAFKLRGALNALLGGGPVDRVITASGGNHGLGVATAARLLGVRATVYVPETVPEAKAAPLAATGAEVVRVGEHYAVAAEAARAHADREGIRYLHAFDDPLVVAGQGTLGLEIAADAPECDTVVVAVGGGGLAAGVRLGADGREVVGVEPEGCRSLHAAMDAGRPVQTPVDSVAASALGASVLGRVPFEVLRDNPITRRLVSDAEIVAAQDRLWSEFRIATEPAAAVPFAAWLAGRVPGERPCLVVCGANARWDRVG, via the coding sequence ATGACCACGACCGCGCACGCCGTGCCCACGGCCACCGACGTCCGTGCCGCCGCCGAACGCATCGCGCCCTACGCCCGCCGCACCCCGGTGATGCACACCGAGGTCGACGGCAGGCCCGTGACCCTGAAGCTGGAGCACCTCCAGCTCACCGGCGCGTTCAAGCTGCGCGGCGCGCTCAACGCCCTGCTCGGCGGCGGCCCCGTCGACCGGGTGATCACCGCCTCCGGCGGCAACCACGGGCTGGGGGTGGCCACCGCGGCCCGCCTGCTCGGGGTGCGCGCCACCGTCTACGTGCCCGAGACCGTCCCCGAGGCCAAGGCGGCGCCGCTGGCCGCCACGGGTGCCGAGGTCGTCCGGGTGGGCGAGCACTACGCCGTGGCCGCCGAGGCCGCCCGCGCGCACGCGGACCGGGAGGGCATCCGCTACCTGCACGCGTTCGACGACCCGCTGGTGGTCGCGGGCCAGGGCACCCTGGGCCTGGAGATCGCCGCCGACGCGCCCGAGTGCGACACCGTCGTGGTGGCGGTGGGCGGCGGCGGACTGGCCGCCGGGGTGCGGCTGGGCGCGGACGGGCGCGAGGTCGTGGGGGTGGAGCCCGAGGGCTGCCGGAGCCTGCACGCGGCCATGGACGCGGGCCGTCCGGTGCAGACCCCCGTGGACTCGGTGGCGGCGTCCGCGCTGGGCGCGTCGGTGCTGGGCCGGGTGCCGTTCGAGGTGCTGCGCGACAACCCGATCACCCGGAGGCTGGTGAGCGACGCCGAGATCGTCGCCGCCCAGGACCGGCTGTGGTCGGAGTTCCGCATCGCCACCGAGCCCGCCGCCGCGGTGCCCTTCGCCGCCTGGCTGGCCGGCAGGGTGCCGGGCGAGCGGCCCTGCCTGGTGGTGTGCGGCGCCAACGCCCGCTGGGACCGCGTGGGCTGA